TGAGAAATTTAAAAATATTTACTGAAAACGAAATTAAAATATACGAATTCTAAGTTTTTTCTACAAATTGAAATTTGGGTTCTTTAACATAGTGGGCTCGATTTGGGTATTTGAGTATTTTTCAGGCGATGAAGCGGATCACAAAACCGTTATAACTTTTTATCTTCCATTTAGGCTTTAACATTAGAGCCGATTATAATATTAGGCCCAAGCAATCTAGGGTTTCGCCTTCTCTTTATCACCACTCACACTAATAAAAGTGTCTGCGCTGCAAAACTCACCTAGCGTTTCAGCAGCTTCACCTCACCAGGTTCGTGCGTCTTCGCCAATGATTCACTATGTCAAAGCTTCGTTCTTTAGCTTTCTTACATTTCATTTTCAGGGCTTCTAACAGATTTTGAAGTGGCAAGGATCGTTCAGAGCAATGTCTCCGGCTAAAGGTACGGTCTTTACGTTGATAATCACTTTCCATCTACTTGTTTTAAACGCAAACATTAATAACTAGCCATGGCTTTAATGTTCTTAAGATTGAAGGATATGCTTTTATGTTGTCAAAGTTGTTAAAGCTCTCTTTGTGTTGTTGTTATTACAGTTGATACCACGAAGAAGGCTGACCCGAAAGCTAAGGCCTTGAAGGCTGCAAAGGCAGTGAAGTCTGGCCAAGCTTTCAAGAAGAAGGACAAGAAGATTAGGACTAAGGTCACCTTCCACAGGCCAAAGACTTTGACCAAGGCCAGAGATCCCAAGTACCCAAGGATCAGTGCTACTCCTAGAAACAAGTTGGACCATTACGGTATCCTCAAGTACCCACTTACCACTGAGTCTGCCATGAAGAAGATTGAGGACAACAACACTCTTGTCTTCATTGTTGACATTCGTGCTGACAAGAAGAAGATCAAGGATGCTGTTAAGAAGATGTACGACATCCAGACCAAGAAGGTCAACAC
The DNA window shown above is from Brassica oleracea var. oleracea cultivar TO1000 chromosome C3, BOL, whole genome shotgun sequence and carries:
- the LOC106334670 gene encoding 60S ribosomal protein L23a-1, which encodes MSPAKVDTTKKADPKAKALKAAKAVKSGQAFKKKDKKIRTKVTFHRPKTLTKARDPKYPRISATPRNKLDHYGILKYPLTTESAMKKIEDNNTLVFIVDIRADKKKIKDAVKKMYDIQTKKVNTLIRPDGTKKAYVRLTPDYDALDVANKIGII